GTGACGACGACCCCGATTACGCGCTGGCCGTTGATTACTCGGTCCGCACTGGTGTCTTGGGCGGGCACTGATCCAAATCACAAGCGGGCGGCCAAGCGGTCGCCCGACTTGTTTCAAATCCGCTTGAGTGCGTCGACATCTCCACTCAGCAAGGCAGATTCGGCTTGCGCGATCTGCTCTGCGGGCCAGTCCCACCATCCCGTATCCAGCAGCGCCGCGATCGTGTTTGCATCGAACCGGGATTTGACGACCGTGCCCGGATTGCCGGTCACAACGCCGTAGTCCGGCACGTTTCCACGCACCACTGCACCTGCGCCGATGATGGCCCCGGTTCCGATCTGGGCGCCCGGCAGGATCAGGGCGCCGTAGCCGATCCAGACGTCATGGCCAATCATCGTGTCACGCGTGTCGGGCTGATAGCTGCCCATCTGCGCCGGGTCGAACACCGGGAATGGGAAACAGGTCAGGCTGTCCATCGCGTGGTTGGCCGAGCTGGTGATGAAGCGCACCCCATGGGCAATCTGACAGAACTTGCCGATGCGAAGTGCCTCGGTCGAGGTTGCAAACAGATAGGGCGCAAGGTGGCTGGCCCAATCCTGGGGCGGGTCGAAATCCGACGCGTAGGTGTAGTCGCCCACCTGAAACCGCGGATGATCAATCACGCGGTTCAGGAACACGGTTCCCTTGTGTTCGCTGCCATCGGGCAGCGTCACTGGATACCGTCGTGTGGCGTCGGGCATGGGCATCAATCGTCGGGTCGTTGCAGCGAGAACAGCTCGCGCACTACGGAATAATCGCGGTACCCCAATCGGGCCAGTGGCCGATAGGTTGTCACGTCAAAGATCCCATCGCGCAGGCAATCATCGCGCAAATGAATACCGGTAACTTCGCCGAACGCCACGCGGTTCGATTCCCCCGGCAAGGTCACGATCTTGGTCAACTTGCATTCCAGCGCTGCTGGTGCCCCTTCGACGCGGGCGCAATTGATGGTCTCGCATTCGACCGCCGTCAGGCCCGCATGGGCAAACTCGTCCACCCCTTTGTCCAGGGTGGCAGAGCTGGCGTTCATCGCGTCGCGGGCGGCAAATTCGACCACGTTGACGCAGAACTCACCCGTCTCTTCGATATTGGCCATGCTGTCCTTGGTGTTGTCCTGATCCTCTTTCGCCCCGGTCGAGGCGAACATGACCTGCGGCGGGAAATAGGCCACGCCGTTGAAAAACGAATAGGGCGCCAGGTTGTTCACACCATTGCCATCGCGTGAGGAAATCCACCCGATCGGGCGCGGGGTGATGATGGCGTTGAACGGGTTGTGGGGCAGGCCGTGGCCGTCCTCGGGGCGGTAGAACATGCAAATCTCTCCAAGTGTTTGCCCTAGGGGTAGCGAAGTGGTAGGGCGATTGCCACCCGTGGAAAGAGTTGGGTAAAGGGCAAGACGCAGTTGATCGAGGTCAAACCGGAAACGGCCAACGATTGGTGGGAGGTCGAGGCGCTTTTTGACCTGTGCTTTGCGCCGGGGCGCGAGGCGCTGTCGTCTTACCGGTTGCGTGACGACGTAGAGCCGGTGAAAGAGTTTTCTCTGGTTGCGCGCGATGAGCTGGGCATTCTGGCCGGCGCCATCCGCTTTTGGCCGGTACATGTGGGCGATCATGATAGTCTGCTGCTTGGCCCTGTGGCCGTGCACCCGACCCACCAAGGTGAGGGGTTGGGCGGTTTCCTGATCCAAGAGGGGTTGGAGGCCGCCGCGAAACACGGTTGGCATCGATGCATGCTGGTGGGCGATGCGCCCTATTACAACCGGTTCGGATTTGAGCGTCTTGACGGTGTGAACATGCCGCCGCCCACGAACCCAGACCGCGTGTTGGGCTATGCGCTGCAAGAGGGTGCCTGGACCGATATCACAGGCGATGTGTCCCGCTGGACTGCTTGAAATTCCATACTTCTCTTCCAATGTTGAAGGGAGCTGAAGGGAGCCTCATGCACGACATCATAACCCGCCCGCTGCTGGATACGGACACGGAACTGGATCGGATCGCCAAGCATTACCGCTCGGCCGGGGGGGCGGGTGTGCAGATGCTCAACGCCTTGGGGGGCAAGGCCGAAGGTCTGCTGGACCAACTGCCTGCCAATGTTCGCGATGGTTTGACCGGGGCCACGGAACGCGCGCTGCGTCTGTCTGTGCAGGCCGCCCAAGGCTCGCGCCGGGCCGTGCCGGATCAGAACGAATGGGTCAATGCTGCGGTCACCACCGCCATGGGGGCGGCTGGCGGATTTGGTGGCTTGCCCGGCGCTTTGGTCGAATTGCCTGCGACGACCACAATGCTGCTGCGCGCCATTCAGGGCGTCGCGGCGGGGACTGGCTTTGACCCGGCAACCGAAAGCGTCCAGTTCGATTGCGTTCGTGTGTTTTCTGCCGCTGGACCGTTGGATTTCGACGATGGTGCCGATCTGGGGTTCCTGTCGGCGCGCATGACGTTGACCGGCGGGGCGATGCAGAAACTGATCGCCACTGTCGCGCCCAAACTGGCAACGGCATTGGGACAGAAACTGGCGGCGCAAACTGTGCCAATTCTGGGCGCGGTTGCTGGGGCTGGCACGAACTTTGCCTACACGCGCTATTACCAGCAAATCGCCCACGTCCAATTTGGCCTGCGCCGCTTGGCCGTGGATGCAGACCTGCCGCAGGACGAATTGGTTTTGCGTTTACGCTCTAGAATGTCGGATCAAATAAGCTAGAGTGAATGTGACGGGGTTTAGCGGCTTTCCTGTTGTGATCTTGGGGCTTTACGTCCGGGCTTGATCTTGGGGCCGGTGTGGATATCTATTCGCGAACCTAAGTGATGAGCCGACAATGATTCAGTATGCGTTGAAATGCAGCAAAGACCACAGCTTTGACAGCTGGTTCCAGTCCGCCGAAGCTTATGACAAGCTGGCGGCTGCGGGCATGGTGTCCTGTGTGGTCTGTGGCGATGCGCAGGTCGAAAAGGCGATCATGACGCCGCGCGTGCGGCCCGCTCGTTCCGCCGTGGCAACGCCGCCCGCACCCGAGGCCGCTCCGGCGCCAAAGCTCAGCGAACCAACCTCTGACATGGAAAAAGCCCTGGCCGAGGCGCGCAAGCAGATCGAAGAGAACTCGGACTATGTCGGCAAGGATTTCGTGTCCGAGGCGCGTGCCATGCACGAAGGAGAAGCGCCGGAACGGTCGATCTATGGTGAGGCGAACCTGGAAGACGCCAAATCCCTGATTGATGATGGTGTGCCGGTCACACCGCTTCCTTTCATGCCTAACAGAAAGACAAACTGATCCCATGCATATCCTGATCACGGGCGCCAATCGCGGTATCGGCAAGGAAATCAGCAACAGATACCGAGCAGCAGGCCATACGGTGACCGGAACAGCACGGGACGGCTCTGAATCAGTGACGTTGGATGTCACCGATCCCGGACAGCACCGCGCGATGGCCGAGCAGATGTCGGGCAAACCTGTGGACCTGCTGATCTGCAATGCAGGCGTCTATCTGGACAAGGGGCAGGAGCCGGACGGCTACCCGGCCGAGATGTGGGCGCAAACCTTTGCAGCCAATGTTACCGGCGTCTTCTTGACCGTGCAGGCGATGATGCCGAACCTGGAGATGGCCGAGGGCGCGCGCATTGCCATCATCTCGTCGCAGATGGCGTCTCACACTCACGCTCCGGGGGGCAGTTATATCTATCGCGCCTCCAAGGCTGCTGTTTTGAACCTGGGCCGCAACTTGTCCGCTGACCTGAAGCCAAAGGGCATCGCGGTCGGCATCTATCATCCCGGCTGGGTGCGAACGGACATGGGGGGCGATGCTGGCGACATTTCAGTCGATGAAGCCGCCGATGGTCTGCTCGCCCGATTTGCCGAGCTTGATATGGACGCCACCGGCTGCTTTAAAACCTGGGACGGTCGCGATCACGCCTATTGAGGTTGCACGGCGTCTGCCGGAACCTCAAAAACCTCGCCCGGCTCGATGAAGATCCGCATGATCCCACCCTGCACCTCGTGGCTGATCGGCGTGGGAGAGCTGGAGGATGTGGGTTTGCCGTCTTCGAAATAGATACGCCGAACATCGCCGCCGGGGATCTGAACAGCCAACGTGACGCCTCCGCCCTCTTTGCGGCGCAATTCGGCATGGCAGTTCTGCAGGGCCGCGCCGGGGGCCGCGCAAGGCACAGTGCCTAAGGCGTTGTTGTTCCCATCGGTGCCGGAAACGGTAGCCTGCTGCGCAAACGCGGCAGAGGCTGTGATGGTCAAAGCAAGGGCTGCGGGAAGCAAACGCATGGAATTTCCTGTGAGATCAGTGATTTTGTTTCAAACTGGCACCGCAAATCGGGGCTGTAAAGCGGTTGCGACATTAAAGCGACGCAGATGACGCTAACATTGGGACCTCGCCACTTGCGATTGAGGACCCCCTCGCATATGAGGCGTGGAACCAATAATCCAAGGCGCGGAGACTTCTGACCCCATGCCCGTACTCGTTATGAAATTCGGTGGCACCTCGGTTGCCAACCTAGATCGCATCCGCCGCGTGGCCAAGCGCATCGGTGTCGAAGTGGCCAAGGGCTATGACGTCATCGTCATCGTGTCGGCCATGTCGGGCAAGACCAACGAGTTGGTGGGCTGGGTGAATGAAACCTCGCCGCTCTATGATGCGCGCGAATACGACGCGGTTGTATCCTCGGGTGAAAATGTGACTGCCGGTTTGATGGCGCTGACCCTGCAGGAAATGGACGTCCCCGCGCGCAGCTGGCAGGGCTGGCAAGTGCCGCTGATGACCACATCGGCCCACGGTCAGGCCCGGATCGAAGAGATCCCGACCAAGAACATCAACGAGAAATTCGGCGAGGGTATGCGCGTTGCCGTGGTCGCGGGATTCCAGGGCATCAGTCCCGAGGGTCGGATCACCACCCTGGGCCGGGGCGGTTCGGACACGACTGCGGTGGCCTTTGCCGCGGCGTTCGAGGCCGAGCGCTGTGACATCTACACCGACGTTGACGGCGTCTATACCACCGACCCGCGCATCTGCGAAAAGGCGCGCAAGCTGGACAAGATCTCGTTCGAGGAAATGCTCGAACTGGCCTCGCTGGGGGCCAAGGTGCTGCAAACCCGCTCGGTCGAGCTGGCGATGCGCTACAAGGTAAAACTGCGTGTTCTCAGCAGCTTTGAAGAACAATCCGACGAGGCCGGAACCCTGGTCTGCGATGAGGAGGATATCATGGAATCCAATGTTGTGGCCGGTGTGGCCTATTCCCGCGACGAAGCCAAGATGACCGCCGTTTCGGTGGCCGACCGCCCCGGCATCGCATCCACCATCTTTACCGCGCTCAGCGACGAGGGTGTGAACGTCGACATGATCGTTCAGAACATCTCGGACGAGGGGCGCACAGACATGACCTTCTCATGCCCGACCGATCAGGTGGCGCGTGCGGAAAAAGCCCTGTTGGCGATCAAAGACAAGGGCGAGCTGAACTATCAGGAGCTGGTTGCGGACACCGACGTCTGCAAGGTCTCGGTTGTGGGCATCGGCATGCGCTCGCAGTCGGGTGTTGCGGCCAAGATGTTCAAGATCCTCTCGGATGAGGGGATCAACATCAAAGTCATTACAACCTCTGAGATTAAAATTTCCGTGCTGATCGATCGGAAATACATGGAACTTGCTGTTCAGGCGCTGCATGATGCCTTTGAACTGGAAAAAGCGGCCTGAGCGAAACGCTTTGGGCCGGTCTGAGTAAGACAAGGTACAGGCCCGATGGCGGACGGCACAGAAAGTGAATCCCGCAAGCTGCTTGGACGGCTGCGCGAAGCCCTGGCCAGCGATGACGCTGGCCAGGCGCGTCTGGACAAGATCACCCATCTGATCGCGGACAGCATGGGAACCGAGGTCTGCTCGATCTACCTGTTCCGCGATTCGGAAACGCTGGAACTATGTGCGACCGAAGGGTTGCAGCCCGAATCCGTCCACCAGACCCGTTTGCGTATGGGCGAGGGGCTGGTGGGGCGCGTTGCCAAATACTCCAAGGTCATAAACACCCCCGACGCGCCGTCGGCCAAGGGCTTCCGCTATATGCCGGAAACGGGGGAGGAGCGGTTTTCGTCCTTCCTGGGTATTCCGGTGCAGCGTTTGGGTGAAAAGCTGGGCGTTCTCGTCGTTCAGTCCCGCGATGCACGTGAATATTCAGCGGACGAGGTTTATGCCCTCGAAGTGGTTGCGATGGTCGTGGCCGAGATGACAGAATTGGGGGCCTTTGTTGGCGAAGGCGCGGCCCTGTCGCCGCTGCACCAGCAATCGGTTCTGTTGCGTGGTGGCACCGGGCAGGAGGGCGCGGCCGAGGGTCATGTCTGGCTGCATGAGCCGCGCGTCGTGGTTACCAACCCCATCGCCGACGACCCACATCGCGAGCTGGAGCGCCTGACCGAGGCCGTCGAAGAGCTGCGCGTTGGCGTCGACAAGATGCTCGAGATGTCCCAGAACGGCGACAAAGAGCAGCTGCAAGTCCTTGAGGCCTATCGCATGTTTGCCAATTCCAAAGGCTGGATGCGGCGCATGGAAGAGGACATCGCCCGCGGCCTGAGCGCAGAGGCGGCGGTGGAAAAGGAACAGTCCCAGGCGCGCGCGCGCATGGAGCAGGTAAACGACGCCTATCTGCGCGAGCGACTGGCGGATCTGGATGACCTCAGCAACCGCTTGCTGCGCATTCTGACCGGTCAAGGGCGTGACTCCGGTGTGGAGCTGCCCGCCGATCCGATCCTTGTAGCCCGCAATATCGGGCCGGGGGAGCTGCTGGAATACGGCCGCTCGCTCAAAGGTATCGTACTCGAAGAGGGCTCTGTGGGTAGCCATGCGGCCATCGTGGCTCGGGCGCTGGCGATCCCGCTGGTTGTGCATACGGCCCGGATCACGACCGAGGCGCTGAACGGTGATCACATCATGGTTGATGGCGATCAGGGTATCGTCCACCTGCGTCCTGACGACACAGTCGTGGCGGCCTTCCGCGACAAGATCGCAATGCAGGCAGACGCTCAAGAACGCTATGCATCGATCCGGGATCGCAAGACCGAGACACAGGACGGCAAAGAAATCTCGTTGGTGATGAACGCTGGGTTGATGGCCGATCTGCCGTCACTCGACAGTTCCGGCGCCGAAGGGGTGGGGCTGTTCCGGACCGAGTTGCAGTTTCTGGTGCGCAACCAGATGCCCAAGCGGTCCGAGCTTGTGTCCCTTTATAGCCGTGTTCTGGACGCTGCGCATGGTAAGCGTGTGGTGTTCCGCACGCTTGATATCGGATCGGACAAGGTACTGCCCTACATGAAGCCCACGGACGAGCCGAACCCCGCTTTGGGGTGGCGCGCGATCCGGGTTGGATTGGACAAACCAGGCGTGATGCGGATGCAGCTGCAGGCGCTGATCCGGGCTGCCAATGGGCGTCCTCTGACCATCATGTTCCCTTTTGTTGCGCAGGCCGAGGAATACCACATGGCCCGCGCTGAGGTCGACAAGACCATCGCGCGCGAAAAGCGGCTGGGGCACGTACTGCCCGAGTCGCTTGAAATTGGCGCCATGCTGGAAACACCATCCCTGGCGTTTGCACCGCAAAAGTTCTTTGACGATGTTGGATTCCTGTCCATCGGGGGCAACGACCTGAAACAATTCTTCTTTGCGGCGGACCGCGAAAACGAACGCGTGCGTCGTCGTTATGACACGCTCAATGTGAGTTTTTTGAGTTTGATCGAGCGGATCGTGGAGCGCTGCGCAATCTCAGGCACGCCGCTGAGCTTTTGTGGCGAAGATGCAGGGCGCCCGATCGAGGCGCTGTGCCTGGCCGCCATGGGAATCCGAACTTTGTCCATGCGCCCGGCTTCAATTGGCCCAGTCAAAAGCTTGCTTTTGCGGTCAAATCTGGATGATCTGCGCAAGATCATCACCGACGCCCGCCATCGCGGAGAGCAAAGCGTCCGCCCTGCTGTGATGGAATGGCTGAAACAGCAGAGCTAAACACAAGCTCTGTGGTTTTGCCATGATCCGTGAAACCCTCTGACTTCAGTTACTTGCGGCAATGTTTTGGCGTCAAGCTGAAAGCGCGCGCTCCGCGTTTCACTCGGGAAACAGTCCGCGGCCCAACTGTTCATTTTCCCTAGGTTTATCCACTGAAATTTGAGTTGGATGTGGATGGAGTTGCGTTCAAAAATTTGCTTTTTTCTGACATTTTGGGGCAAGAAATTCTTATTTTTTCCATTTTAATTTCGAAAAGGCGACAATTTGTTTTATTTACGATCTGTTTGCCACCAGGATTGTCCATAATGCGGTCACACCGATGCTTCGGGTTCACAGCCTCGGCCGACGGCCCCTTGAATGTCGTTCAGTTCGCAGCCTGAACAGATAGTCTGTCTTGGCTAAAAACCTGTTAAATCAATAGATTGTGTGATCCAGCGTAAGCTTTTCGCTTTGCGTTGTAAGGCATTGAAATGAAACAGTTGTGGATAACTTTTTATGCGGAAAACTGGTGTAAGGCATTGAGAGTAAAGCATTTATAATTCTTCGGATGTATCCTGCAAACACGTGTTGCCTGTGCTGTTGTCGCACGCGTGTGCCGAAGCTTGCGCATTTTCTGCGCTAAACTGCCGGACGGTGCTAGGGTCGTGAGGTGGGTTGCTTTTTGTTAGACAAAGCGGCAAAAGGCTCACAACATATGTTAACGCTAACATTGCTTGCTCGACAAGGCAGGCAAAAGGAGCAAGCCGATGGTTTCGCGTGTCATCCCGGTTGAACCGTTCGACCTTGTGCTGTTCGGGGCGACAGGGGACTTGGCGCATCGCAAGATTTTGCCGGGGCTCTTTCATCGTTTCGTCGTGGGGCAGATGCCGGACACGGCGCGGATCATCGGGTCTGCCCGCTCGGACATGAGTGTTGAGGAGTTTCGCGGGACCGTGCGCGCGGCCATCTTGGAGCAAGCGGGCGATGAGGTTGGACCCGAAGAGGTCCTGGCCGACTTTCTGTCGCGCATTGATTATGTACGGGTGAATGCCACCGGCGACGAGGGGTGGGACGAACTTGCAGGAAAACTCCGCGCCGACAGGGTGCGCGCCTTTTATCTGTCGGTGGCCCCGTCACTTTTTGCCGAGATTGCCGAGCGGCTACATGCGGGTGGATTGGCAACGGGCGACAGCCGGATCGTGGTTGAAAAACCCTTTGGCCGTGACTTGCAATCAGCGCAGGAATTGAATGCGGGACTGCGCGCCTGTTTTGACGAACATCAAATCTATCGTATCGATCACTATCTGGGCAAAGAGACAGTCCAGAACCTGATGGCATTGCGCTTTGCCAACTCTCTTTTTGAACCGCTGTGGAATTCGACCCATATCGACCACGTGCAGATCACCGTGGCCGAGAGCCTCGGTATCGAAGGGCGTGAGGCGTACTATGACAAATCCGGCGCCATGCGGGACATGGTGCAGAACCATCTGGTGCAACTGCTGTGCCTGACCGCGATGGAACCCCCGTCCAAGTTCACGCCAAATGCGGTGCGAGATGAAAAGGTCAAGGTGATCGAAGCCCTTGATCCGGTGCCGGATGAGGATATCGCGCGAGGCCAATACCGGGCCGAAAAGGGCGGTGATGGATATTTGGATCACGCAGGTGACCCCAGCAGTCGGACCGAAAGCTTTGTGGCCATGAAAGTGCGTGTCGCCAATTGGCGCTGGTCGGGGACACCCTTCTACTTGCGAACAGGCAAGCGTTTGC
This Falsiruegeria litorea R37 DNA region includes the following protein-coding sequences:
- a CDS encoding flavin reductase family protein yields the protein MFYRPEDGHGLPHNPFNAIITPRPIGWISSRDGNGVNNLAPYSFFNGVAYFPPQVMFASTGAKEDQDNTKDSMANIEETGEFCVNVVEFAARDAMNASSATLDKGVDEFAHAGLTAVECETINCARVEGAPAALECKLTKIVTLPGESNRVAFGEVTGIHLRDDCLRDGIFDVTTYRPLARLGYRDYSVVRELFSLQRPDD
- a CDS encoding EcsC family protein encodes the protein MHDIITRPLLDTDTELDRIAKHYRSAGGAGVQMLNALGGKAEGLLDQLPANVRDGLTGATERALRLSVQAAQGSRRAVPDQNEWVNAAVTTAMGAAGGFGGLPGALVELPATTTMLLRAIQGVAAGTGFDPATESVQFDCVRVFSAAGPLDFDDGADLGFLSARMTLTGGAMQKLIATVAPKLATALGQKLAAQTVPILGAVAGAGTNFAYTRYYQQIAHVQFGLRRLAVDADLPQDELVLRLRSRMSDQIS
- a CDS encoding GNAT family N-acetyltransferase, whose amino-acid sequence is MIEVKPETANDWWEVEALFDLCFAPGREALSSYRLRDDVEPVKEFSLVARDELGILAGAIRFWPVHVGDHDSLLLGPVAVHPTHQGEGLGGFLIQEGLEAAAKHGWHRCMLVGDAPYYNRFGFERLDGVNMPPPTNPDRVLGYALQEGAWTDITGDVSRWTA
- the ptsP gene encoding phosphoenolpyruvate--protein phosphotransferase, translated to MADGTESESRKLLGRLREALASDDAGQARLDKITHLIADSMGTEVCSIYLFRDSETLELCATEGLQPESVHQTRLRMGEGLVGRVAKYSKVINTPDAPSAKGFRYMPETGEERFSSFLGIPVQRLGEKLGVLVVQSRDAREYSADEVYALEVVAMVVAEMTELGAFVGEGAALSPLHQQSVLLRGGTGQEGAAEGHVWLHEPRVVVTNPIADDPHRELERLTEAVEELRVGVDKMLEMSQNGDKEQLQVLEAYRMFANSKGWMRRMEEDIARGLSAEAAVEKEQSQARARMEQVNDAYLRERLADLDDLSNRLLRILTGQGRDSGVELPADPILVARNIGPGELLEYGRSLKGIVLEEGSVGSHAAIVARALAIPLVVHTARITTEALNGDHIMVDGDQGIVHLRPDDTVVAAFRDKIAMQADAQERYASIRDRKTETQDGKEISLVMNAGLMADLPSLDSSGAEGVGLFRTELQFLVRNQMPKRSELVSLYSRVLDAAHGKRVVFRTLDIGSDKVLPYMKPTDEPNPALGWRAIRVGLDKPGVMRMQLQALIRAANGRPLTIMFPFVAQAEEYHMARAEVDKTIAREKRLGHVLPESLEIGAMLETPSLAFAPQKFFDDVGFLSIGGNDLKQFFFAADRENERVRRRYDTLNVSFLSLIERIVERCAISGTPLSFCGEDAGRPIEALCLAAMGIRTLSMRPASIGPVKSLLLRSNLDDLRKIITDARHRGEQSVRPAVMEWLKQQS
- the zwf gene encoding glucose-6-phosphate dehydrogenase codes for the protein MVSRVIPVEPFDLVLFGATGDLAHRKILPGLFHRFVVGQMPDTARIIGSARSDMSVEEFRGTVRAAILEQAGDEVGPEEVLADFLSRIDYVRVNATGDEGWDELAGKLRADRVRAFYLSVAPSLFAEIAERLHAGGLATGDSRIVVEKPFGRDLQSAQELNAGLRACFDEHQIYRIDHYLGKETVQNLMALRFANSLFEPLWNSTHIDHVQITVAESLGIEGREAYYDKSGAMRDMVQNHLVQLLCLTAMEPPSKFTPNAVRDEKVKVIEALDPVPDEDIARGQYRAEKGGDGYLDHAGDPSSRTESFVAMKVRVANWRWSGTPFYLRTGKRLRARESEIAVVFRDPPHTIFPNVGHLRGNVLVIRLQPDEGITLRTTIKDPGPGGLRLKEVSLDMSFAEALGADSRPQDAYERLVMDVIRGDQTLFMRGDEVEAAWTWADPIIRAWDERTDQPTPYDTGSSGPEDALMLMHRDGRRWRQVGEG
- a CDS encoding SDR family NAD(P)-dependent oxidoreductase, with protein sequence MHILITGANRGIGKEISNRYRAAGHTVTGTARDGSESVTLDVTDPGQHRAMAEQMSGKPVDLLICNAGVYLDKGQEPDGYPAEMWAQTFAANVTGVFLTVQAMMPNLEMAEGARIAIISSQMASHTHAPGGSYIYRASKAAVLNLGRNLSADLKPKGIAVGIYHPGWVRTDMGGDAGDISVDEAADGLLARFAELDMDATGCFKTWDGRDHAY
- a CDS encoding CatB-related O-acetyltransferase, which translates into the protein MPMPDATRRYPVTLPDGSEHKGTVFLNRVIDHPRFQVGDYTYASDFDPPQDWASHLAPYLFATSTEALRIGKFCQIAHGVRFITSSANHAMDSLTCFPFPVFDPAQMGSYQPDTRDTMIGHDVWIGYGALILPGAQIGTGAIIGAGAVVRGNVPDYGVVTGNPGTVVKSRFDANTIAALLDTGWWDWPAEQIAQAESALLSGDVDALKRI
- a CDS encoding DUF1178 family protein, which translates into the protein MIQYALKCSKDHSFDSWFQSAEAYDKLAAAGMVSCVVCGDAQVEKAIMTPRVRPARSAVATPPAPEAAPAPKLSEPTSDMEKALAEARKQIEENSDYVGKDFVSEARAMHEGEAPERSIYGEANLEDAKSLIDDGVPVTPLPFMPNRKTN
- a CDS encoding aspartate kinase; translation: MPVLVMKFGGTSVANLDRIRRVAKRIGVEVAKGYDVIVIVSAMSGKTNELVGWVNETSPLYDAREYDAVVSSGENVTAGLMALTLQEMDVPARSWQGWQVPLMTTSAHGQARIEEIPTKNINEKFGEGMRVAVVAGFQGISPEGRITTLGRGGSDTTAVAFAAAFEAERCDIYTDVDGVYTTDPRICEKARKLDKISFEEMLELASLGAKVLQTRSVELAMRYKVKLRVLSSFEEQSDEAGTLVCDEEDIMESNVVAGVAYSRDEAKMTAVSVADRPGIASTIFTALSDEGVNVDMIVQNISDEGRTDMTFSCPTDQVARAEKALLAIKDKGELNYQELVADTDVCKVSVVGIGMRSQSGVAAKMFKILSDEGINIKVITTSEIKISVLIDRKYMELAVQALHDAFELEKAA